GGCTCTCGGCTCTCGGCTCTCGGCTCTCGGCTCTCGGCTCTCGGCTCTCGGCTCTCGGCTCTCGGCTCTCGGCTCTCGGCTCTCGGCTCTCGGCTTCTGGGCGAGGCCCGCTCAGCCGCTACAGTTTGCGCTCAAGGAACAATCCTCGTCCCGCTCTGGCCTGCCACAGCCTGCTCCAGCACCCCTGAGCGCATTCCAGAGGTGATGGTGGCACTGGGTGCACCTTTTTCCAGACTGTGCAGTGCAGCTTCCACTTTGGGGATCATGCCTCCGGCAATCCAGCCTTCCTGAATGCCTTGCTGGATCTGGGCACGGGTGAGCTCTGGCGCGAGGCTCTCTGGGTCCGGGTAACGGGTGTACACCCCATCCACATCGGTGAGGTAGATGATGGGGGCGTTCAGGGCTCCGGCCACGGCACCTGCAGCCCAGTCTGCATTCACGTTGAGGGGTTCACCGTTTTGATCGGTGCCCACGCAGGCGATCACAGGGGTGATTCCGATGCTGAGCAGTTGGCGCAACAGGTCGGTGTTGACGGTGTGAATCAGGCCCACCCGCCCGAGGTCCTCTGCGACGGTGTCTCCAAGCAGCAGTTGCATGTCACGGCCACTCAAGCCGATGGCTTGCCCGAGGTCCTGTGCCAGTTCTTTGGACAGTCGGGTGAGCGCCTGTTCGGTGACATCCATCACCTCTGGGGTGGTGACCCGGAGGCCCCGTTTGAATTCGCTGGGGATGTTGCGGGCTTTGAGGTTCTGTTCGATGACGGGGCCTCCACCGTGCACAATCACCACCTGATGCTGTGCCCGGAGGTGGCTGATTTCTTGCGTGATGGCCCTGCGGAGTTCCAGAGATTTCATGGCGTTGCCGCCGTATTTGATGACAAACATGTCCAGACCTTCCTGAAATTCAATGTGTTGTTGACCCTGCAAGCAAACCTAGGCGGTCACTTCCAGAGGCTTGGCGTACCATTCCATGATGGGACGGGCATCGATGGCAAAAGAGTACCCGAGGTTTTTCCAGAAACGCACCGCTTGAGGGTTCTGGCCGTAAACGCTGGCCAGGATGCGTTTCACCCGGTTGGTGCGCTTGAGTTGTTCTTCAAGGGTGCGCACGGCATCCCGACCGTAACCTTTGCTCTGGTTCTTTTCAGTAAGCAGAAGCAGGTTGATGGTGACATCTCCGGGGTTGGGGTAGTCCATCTTGTAGTCCAGAT
The nucleotide sequence above comes from Deinococcus misasensis DSM 22328. Encoded proteins:
- the argB gene encoding acetylglutamate kinase is translated as MFVIKYGGNAMKSLELRRAITQEISHLRAQHQVVIVHGGGPVIEQNLKARNIPSEFKRGLRVTTPEVMDVTEQALTRLSKELAQDLGQAIGLSGRDMQLLLGDTVAEDLGRVGLIHTVNTDLLRQLLSIGITPVIACVGTDQNGEPLNVNADWAAGAVAGALNAPIIYLTDVDGVYTRYPDPESLAPELTRAQIQQGIQEGWIAGGMIPKVEAALHSLEKGAPSATITSGMRSGVLEQAVAGQSGTRIVP
- a CDS encoding GNAT family N-acetyltransferase encodes the protein MLTFREVTPQDAELVHHLYLASPHYFGLIGTHIPNLTEVEREVYLATLDPRRTLVFLCSGQDQIGYLDYKMDYPNPGDVTINLLLLTEKNQSKGYGRDAVRTLEEQLKRTNRVKRILASVYGQNPQAVRFWKNLGYSFAIDARPIMEWYAKPLEVTA